The proteins below are encoded in one region of Flavobacterium sp. IMCC34852:
- a CDS encoding c-type cytochrome — MTPPRKYLFLILLLLALFSSYNYIIYTDTSAYGAVRLSGKAVQGEKLWLDNNCHSCHQIYGLGGYLGPDLTNVYSFRKRDDKFLKSMFNSGIKAMPQFDFNETEKEELLQFLIEIDQTGQYPNTKAQIEADGWVKIENQNKTHE; from the coding sequence ATGACTCCACCGAGAAAATACCTATTCTTAATACTGCTGTTGCTGGCTTTGTTTTCAAGTTACAATTACATTATTTATACCGATACCTCGGCTTATGGTGCGGTTCGATTGTCGGGAAAAGCAGTTCAGGGCGAGAAACTTTGGCTGGATAACAATTGCCATTCCTGTCACCAAATTTACGGCTTGGGCGGTTATCTCGGTCCCGATTTGACCAATGTCTATTCCTTTAGAAAGCGGGATGATAAGTTTTTGAAATCAATGTTCAACAGTGGTATCAAAGCCATGCCGCAATTTGATTTTAATGAAACAGAAAAAGAAGAATTGCTGCAATTTTTAATCGAAATAGACCAAACGGGACAGTATCCGAATACCAAAGCTCAAATTGAAGCTGACGGTTGGGTCAAAATTGAAAACCAAAATAAAACGCATGAATAA
- a CDS encoding FixH family protein, producing MKTLLKYTLALFLLASTLISCSSDDNNTTTDELANLTKFKEITNDTHTIELYSPIGSLEQGYNEISIRIKDNITDEYVTNAEVTWTPIMHMAMMNHSCPKSTVEKATPNGTLYEGYIVFQMAQNATEYWDLKVDYTLNGTAYSATSVIDVPASAKRRVNTFTGTDGAKYIVAYAEPHHPKVAINDIVLGVWKMQDMMNFPVVDGYTVKIDPRMPSMGNHSSPNNVDATQKANGGLYEGKLSLTMTGYWKINLQLLNAEATVLKGEAITDTVLESSIFFELEF from the coding sequence ATGAAAACCTTATTAAAATATACGCTTGCCTTATTTTTATTGGCCTCAACCCTTATTTCTTGTTCTTCTGACGACAACAATACTACCACAGATGAATTAGCCAATCTTACTAAATTCAAAGAAATTACTAACGACACGCATACCATCGAATTGTATTCGCCCATCGGAAGTTTGGAACAAGGTTATAACGAAATCTCCATCCGAATCAAAGACAACATTACCGATGAGTATGTTACCAATGCAGAAGTGACTTGGACACCCATCATGCACATGGCGATGATGAACCATTCTTGTCCAAAATCAACTGTGGAAAAAGCAACCCCTAACGGAACTTTATACGAAGGGTACATTGTCTTCCAAATGGCTCAAAATGCAACCGAATATTGGGATTTAAAAGTCGATTATACCCTCAACGGAACAGCCTATTCCGCCACTTCTGTGATTGATGTTCCCGCTTCAGCCAAAAGAAGAGTGAATACTTTTACCGGTACCGATGGTGCCAAATACATCGTAGCTTACGCCGAACCGCATCACCCAAAAGTAGCGATTAACGATATCGTTTTGGGCGTTTGGAAAATGCAAGACATGATGAACTTTCCGGTGGTTGACGGTTACACCGTAAAAATCGACCCGAGAATGCCAAGCATGGGCAACCACAGTTCTCCCAATAATGTTGATGCTACGCAAAAAGCAAACGGCGGCTTATACGAAGGAAAACTATCCCTAACCATGACCGGTTATTGGAAAATCAACCTACAATTGTTGAATGCCGAAGCCACTGTTTTAAAAGGCGAAGCCATTACCGACACCGTGTTGGAAAGCAGCATTTTCTTCGAACTCGAATTCTAA
- a CDS encoding fasciclin domain-containing protein: MKNSIKILLLACFFAAVGCKQSSETPTESTESAPAQNVGQEGVKDETSNPNIVQVASGSKDHTTLVAAVKAAELVTSLSNAGPFTVFAPTNAAFDKLPAGTVDGLLKPEKKADLQNVLGYHTYVGTLKVEYMQDGQEFDMVYGGKVKITKQGEKTFVNGSEIVASIETSNGIIHVIGDVLLPK, encoded by the coding sequence ATGAAAAATTCCATTAAAATTTTGCTCTTAGCTTGCTTTTTTGCTGCTGTAGGTTGCAAACAAAGCAGTGAAACCCCAACAGAATCTACCGAAAGCGCACCGGCCCAAAATGTGGGACAAGAAGGTGTAAAAGATGAAACGTCTAATCCTAATATCGTTCAGGTGGCTTCGGGAAGTAAAGACCACACAACCTTAGTAGCGGCTGTTAAAGCGGCCGAATTGGTTACTTCTTTAAGTAATGCCGGACCATTTACCGTTTTTGCACCAACCAATGCTGCTTTTGATAAATTACCGGCCGGAACGGTTGACGGTTTGTTAAAACCCGAGAAAAAAGCCGATTTGCAAAACGTTTTAGGCTACCACACTTATGTAGGCACTTTGAAAGTTGAATACATGCAAGACGGACAGGAGTTTGACATGGTGTATGGCGGTAAAGTGAAAATTACCAAGCAAGGCGAAAAAACCTTTGTCAACGGTTCTGAAATAGTCGCTTCTATCGAAACCTCCAACGGGATTATTCACGTGATTGGAGACGTCTTACTTCCAAAATAG
- a CDS encoding TonB-dependent receptor yields the protein MKNTILLLLFSSFFSYAQEVKDSLVPKDLKEVIVIGKKTQIHEKLTKSLASIDEFLDKGSKVDLVKRGAYAWEPILNSMATERTLITIDGMRIFGACTDKMDPITSYIEVSNLSEATVNSGQQGSCFGSTIGGAIDLKRTQSKFGQPLWSFGLNTGFESNNRQKIIGSSINYADSTYYIDTDVMFREADNYAAGNDKEILYSQFRKLNFSATSGFKFSQNKLLEASVIYDKATDVGYPALPMDVSLAKALITSVKYVVLPKSPWLKDWETKIYFNTITHRMDDTTRPSVPIHMDMPGWSKTFGLYSKISGVKNNHHFLANLNSFYNQSVAEMTMYPNNPDENSMFMYTWPDVRTFYTGWFVEDHWVFNCHSGLKMSVSFGNHTNKVASDFGLQSLQIFYPEMQAQKSRFLKSLAANYNFTKNGWEYGLGLGYGERAPSVSEGYGFYLFNSSDRFDYVGNPNLKNEKSWESNAFIGYKKEQIKAKITASYFHINNYIIGTPVESLVPMTIGANGVKLYTALNYATIFNVDFNSEWTLNQHWKWNINLLYSLGKDSNHDNLPLINPLSYRTALTFTQNRFNANLEGVGHATQTRFGSAYGETKTPDFALLNANFGYKFVLPGSLLYTKLGIENLLDAFYTTYADWNKIPRMGRNIFLNLNYSF from the coding sequence ATGAAAAATACAATCCTGTTGCTATTGTTCAGTAGCTTCTTTTCGTATGCCCAAGAAGTAAAAGATTCTTTGGTGCCCAAAGATTTAAAAGAAGTCATTGTCATTGGCAAAAAAACACAAATCCACGAAAAACTAACCAAATCTCTAGCTTCCATCGATGAGTTTCTCGACAAAGGAAGCAAAGTCGATTTGGTCAAACGTGGCGCTTACGCATGGGAACCCATACTCAACAGCATGGCGACCGAAAGAACCTTAATCACCATCGACGGTATGCGCATCTTTGGTGCTTGTACCGATAAAATGGACCCGATTACTTCCTATATCGAAGTGTCTAATCTTTCGGAAGCCACAGTCAATTCAGGCCAACAAGGCAGTTGCTTTGGGTCCACCATTGGCGGCGCGATTGATTTGAAACGCACGCAAAGCAAATTCGGCCAACCTCTTTGGAGCTTTGGTCTCAACACCGGTTTTGAATCCAACAACCGCCAAAAAATAATTGGTTCGTCAATCAATTATGCAGACAGCACTTATTACATTGATACCGATGTGATGTTTCGCGAAGCCGATAATTATGCCGCCGGAAATGACAAAGAAATCCTTTATTCCCAATTCCGAAAACTCAATTTCTCCGCCACTTCGGGTTTTAAATTCAGCCAAAATAAACTCCTCGAAGCTTCCGTGATTTACGATAAAGCTACTGATGTGGGTTATCCGGCTTTGCCTATGGACGTGTCTTTGGCGAAAGCCTTAATCACTTCAGTCAAATATGTAGTGCTCCCAAAATCGCCTTGGCTAAAAGACTGGGAAACCAAAATCTATTTCAACACCATCACCCACCGTATGGATGACACGACTCGTCCATCGGTTCCGATTCACATGGACATGCCGGGTTGGAGCAAAACTTTCGGACTGTATTCTAAAATCAGCGGCGTGAAAAACAACCACCATTTTTTGGCGAATCTGAATTCGTTTTACAACCAATCCGTAGCTGAAATGACCATGTATCCGAACAATCCGGATGAAAACAGCATGTTCATGTACACTTGGCCCGATGTCCGCACTTTCTACACCGGTTGGTTTGTAGAAGACCATTGGGTATTCAATTGCCATTCGGGGTTGAAAATGTCGGTGTCCTTCGGCAATCATACCAATAAGGTGGCGAGTGATTTCGGCCTGCAAAGTCTGCAGATTTTTTACCCCGAAATGCAAGCCCAAAAATCGCGTTTCCTAAAAAGTCTGGCGGCCAATTACAACTTCACCAAAAACGGTTGGGAATACGGCTTGGGGTTAGGTTATGGCGAAAGAGCACCATCAGTGTCTGAAGGATATGGTTTCTATCTGTTCAACAGCTCCGACCGTTTTGACTATGTGGGCAACCCGAATTTAAAAAATGAAAAATCTTGGGAAAGCAATGCATTCATTGGGTACAAAAAAGAACAAATCAAGGCCAAAATCACAGCCTCTTATTTCCACATCAACAATTATATCATTGGCACCCCTGTGGAATCATTAGTACCAATGACCATTGGAGCCAATGGGGTGAAATTGTACACAGCTTTGAATTATGCGACGATTTTTAATGTCGATTTTAATTCGGAATGGACCCTAAACCAACACTGGAAATGGAATATAAACTTGTTGTACAGTTTGGGAAAAGACAGCAACCACGATAATTTACCACTCATCAACCCGTTGAGTTACCGAACCGCTTTGACTTTTACCCAAAACCGTTTCAATGCCAATTTAGAAGGCGTGGGCCATGCGACTCAAACCCGATTTGGCTCAGCCTATGGAGAAACCAAAACACCCGATTTTGCTTTACTCAACGCTAATTTCGGTTATAAATTTGTATTGCCGGGAAGTCTGCTATATACCAAGTTGGGGATTGAAAACCTGCTGGATGCCTTCTACACCACCTATGCCGATTGGAACAAAATCCCACGCATGGGAAGAAATATTTTCCTCAACCTCAACTACAGCTTTTAA
- a CDS encoding Crp/Fnr family transcriptional regulator, whose product MQIDLDLLFTWGAIAKEYKKGEMIFCEDEMANFYFQIIEGSVRMYNSNDEGKEFTQGYFLAGQSFGEPPLFINEMYPSTAVAFQDSVVVKLSKEKFLKILDEYPSIQKQFLNLMSRRIHSKSMTSKDIINQKPEFRILAFLNANKKGKDSAEKEQVPFTRQEIANFTGLRVETVIRALSKMAKAKKVDIINHKIYY is encoded by the coding sequence ATGCAAATAGACTTAGATTTACTCTTTACTTGGGGCGCTATAGCTAAGGAATATAAAAAAGGCGAAATGATTTTTTGTGAGGATGAAATGGCTAATTTTTATTTCCAAATTATTGAAGGCAGTGTTCGAATGTACAATTCCAATGACGAAGGCAAAGAGTTTACCCAAGGGTACTTTTTGGCGGGGCAGAGTTTTGGGGAACCGCCTTTATTTATAAATGAAATGTATCCTTCTACCGCAGTGGCTTTTCAGGACAGCGTGGTGGTTAAATTGTCAAAGGAAAAGTTTTTGAAAATTTTGGATGAATATCCGTCGATTCAGAAACAGTTTTTAAACTTGATGTCACGGCGCATTCATTCGAAGTCGATGACGTCCAAAGACATCATCAACCAAAAGCCTGAGTTTAGGATATTGGCTTTTTTGAATGCCAACAAGAAAGGTAAAGATTCGGCTGAAAAAGAGCAAGTGCCTTTTACGCGTCAGGAGATTGCCAATTTCACCGGTTTGAGAGTGGAGACGGTTATCCGGGCTTTGTCTAAAATGGCGAAAGCTAAGAAAGTCGACATTATCAATCATAAAATATATTACTAA